The Candidatus Binatia bacterium genomic sequence TCCTATCGACTGCTGGTCTTCTCGGCGGCGCCGGGCAGATCTTTGCCGCTGCACCGGCCGGCGGTGAGTTCCTCGCGCTGTCATCGGCGGGGCGTGATATTCTCCGCGCCATTGCTCCTGTGGTGCTGGAAGGCTCTCTGCCCAGTGACGCCGCGGAACGCGCCGACAGCGTCGAGCAGGTGCTCCGAGCCGTCGATTTCTACCTGGCGCACCTTCCCGAGTCGGTGCATGCGGAAGCCGAGCAAGCTTTCTCGCTGCTGAGCTTGGCTCCCGTTCGCATTCTGCTGGCAGGAGTATGGCAGCGCTGGCCGGA encodes the following:
- a CDS encoding twin-arginine translocation pathway signal protein; the protein is MPSVNISISRRQLLQVGVVGSAVLSTAGLLGGAGQIFAAAPAGGEFLALSSAGRDILRAIAPVVLEGSLPSDAAERADSVEQVLRAVDFYLAHLPESVHAEAEQAFSLLSLAPVRILLAGVWQRWPEAAPAEVAKFLNGWRGSSFELLRSVYVFLQSMVSIGWYDQPRAWVPMGYAGPPASSLSLPLGESHSAPFPFGTVDK